The following coding sequences are from one Ancylobacter sp. TS-1 window:
- a CDS encoding rhodanese-like domain-containing protein → MKPARVTAEAARRRLLAGGEIALLDVREAAAFGDGHPLFAIPCPYGRLELSAVALVPRRDCPLLLVDDDDGVAERAARRLAACGYTDITLVIGGVPAWKATGYGLFAGVNVPSKTLGELLEHAHHPRTIDAPTLAQWQREGRAHLFFDARPPAEYAKMRIGGARCVPNGELAHRLATVATDDETPIVITCAGRTRGIVGALGLRALGVRNPVYALENGTQGWALAGLPLDRGARADPLPTLDAAATAASRARAARLIDASGLTRTDVAGASALLAEPGRTPFLFDLRNVQERADRPAPGAVPVLAGQLIQATDQYVGVRNARLVLMDDTGLRAGLAGLFLRALGYEVHVLALDDEPGAGVPVVPAPQLMPPAPPPMVDPRVAWARAGDGFPLFDLRSSSEWEERRLVCARWSMRVDLPGPLPPGTSRVLLQGEAGVVAGAARDLAEIGITAEWLAADLDTCAAAGWPVEAMRRPLGRDKARDRVWFVHDRHDGNAEASRRYLAWETGLIAQLDAEERATFGTIPIDALA, encoded by the coding sequence ATGAAGCCGGCCCGCGTGACGGCGGAGGCGGCCCGGCGCCGCCTCCTTGCCGGTGGCGAAATCGCGTTGCTCGATGTGCGGGAGGCCGCCGCCTTTGGCGACGGCCATCCGCTTTTTGCGATTCCGTGCCCCTATGGCCGGCTCGAACTGTCGGCAGTTGCCCTCGTCCCGCGCCGGGATTGCCCGCTGCTTCTGGTCGACGACGACGACGGGGTGGCCGAACGCGCGGCCCGGCGGCTGGCCGCCTGCGGCTACACCGACATCACGCTGGTGATCGGCGGCGTGCCGGCCTGGAAGGCGACCGGCTACGGCCTGTTTGCCGGCGTCAACGTGCCGAGCAAGACGCTCGGCGAACTGCTCGAACACGCCCACCACCCCAGGACCATCGACGCCCCCACGCTCGCCCAATGGCAGCGCGAGGGGCGCGCGCATCTGTTCTTCGATGCCCGCCCGCCCGCCGAATACGCCAAGATGCGCATCGGCGGCGCGCGCTGCGTGCCCAATGGCGAACTGGCGCACCGCCTGGCGACGGTCGCCACGGATGACGAGACACCCATCGTCATCACCTGCGCCGGCCGCACGCGCGGCATCGTCGGGGCGCTGGGATTGCGCGCGCTCGGTGTCCGTAACCCCGTCTATGCGCTGGAGAACGGCACGCAGGGCTGGGCACTCGCCGGCCTGCCGCTGGATCGCGGCGCGCGCGCCGACCCGCTCCCCACGCTCGACGCGGCCGCAACCGCCGCCAGCCGCGCGCGCGCCGCGCGCCTCATCGACGCCTCCGGCCTCACCCGTACCGACGTGGCGGGGGCGAGCGCTCTGCTGGCCGAGCCGGGCCGCACGCCCTTCCTGTTCGACCTGCGCAATGTCCAGGAACGCGCAGACCGCCCTGCCCCGGGCGCCGTCCCCGTACTAGCGGGACAGCTCATTCAGGCCACCGACCAGTATGTCGGCGTGCGCAACGCCCGCCTCGTGCTGATGGACGACACCGGCCTGCGCGCGGGGCTGGCGGGCCTGTTCCTGCGGGCGCTCGGCTACGAGGTGCACGTGCTGGCGCTCGACGACGAGCCCGGCGCGGGCGTGCCCGTGGTTCCGGCCCCGCAGCTGATGCCGCCCGCACCGCCGCCCATGGTCGATCCGCGCGTGGCCTGGGCGCGCGCTGGGGATGGCTTTCCGCTGTTCGACCTGCGCTCCTCCTCGGAATGGGAGGAACGCCGCCTTGTCTGCGCCCGCTGGTCGATGCGCGTCGACCTGCCCGGTCCTCTGCCGCCGGGAACCTCGCGCGTGCTGCTGCAGGGTGAGGCGGGCGTGGTGGCGGGCGCTGCCCGCGATCTCGCGGAAATCGGCATCACCGCCGAATGGCTGGCCGCCGATCTCGACACCTGCGCGGCGGCGGGCTGGCCGGTGGAGGCCATGCGCCGGCCGCTCGGCCGCGACAAGGCGCGCGACCGCGTCTGGTTCGTGCACGACCGGCACGACGGCAATGCGGAGGCCTCGCGGCGCTATCTCGCCTGGGAGACCGGGCTCATCGCGCAGCTCGACGCCGAGGAGCGCGCGACCTTCGGCACCATCCCCATCGACGCGCTGGCCTGA
- a CDS encoding alpha/beta fold hydrolase produces MVVAEAVPELVSSTRLMEGFTFQRIKTRGAEINVATAGEGPPLLLIHGNPLTLVSWHKVAPSLARDFSVIAIDMRGYGDSSKPYGGEDHSGYSFRSIGEDAFDVMDALGHKTFAVAGHDRGARVGFRMALDHPERVTHYAALDIVPTHHVLNNITLGWARESYHWFFMAQKAPFPENLLGADLDYYMRYKLNKKGVGLDIFTPEAIAEYIRCATPEQIHAVCEDYRATITVDLDMDTADYGKRKIACPTMVIWGTNSHCGRHFKPVEAWSEWADDVIGLPIPTGHYPAEHRPDLVYAAFYRFFRGEPVT; encoded by the coding sequence ATGGTCGTCGCAGAAGCCGTTCCCGAACTCGTATCGTCCACCCGGCTTATGGAGGGCTTCACCTTCCAGCGCATCAAGACGCGCGGCGCCGAGATCAACGTCGCCACCGCCGGCGAAGGTCCGCCGCTGCTGCTCATCCACGGCAACCCGCTGACGCTGGTGAGCTGGCACAAGGTCGCCCCCTCGCTGGCGCGCGACTTCTCGGTGATCGCCATCGACATGCGCGGCTATGGCGACAGCTCCAAGCCCTATGGCGGCGAGGACCATTCCGGCTATTCGTTCCGCTCCATCGGCGAGGACGCCTTCGACGTCATGGACGCGCTCGGCCACAAGACCTTCGCGGTCGCCGGCCATGACCGCGGCGCCCGCGTCGGCTTCCGCATGGCCCTCGACCATCCCGAGCGCGTCACCCACTATGCGGCGCTCGACATCGTGCCGACCCACCATGTGCTGAACAACATCACGCTGGGCTGGGCGCGCGAGAGCTACCACTGGTTCTTCATGGCGCAGAAGGCGCCCTTCCCCGAGAACCTGCTCGGCGCCGACCTCGACTATTACATGCGCTACAAGCTCAACAAGAAGGGCGTGGGGCTCGACATCTTCACCCCCGAGGCCATCGCGGAATACATCCGCTGCGCCACACCGGAGCAGATCCACGCGGTCTGCGAGGACTATCGCGCCACCATCACCGTCGACCTCGACATGGACACGGCCGACTATGGCAAGCGCAAGATCGCCTGCCCGACCATGGTCATCTGGGGCACCAACAGCCATTGCGGGCGCCACTTCAAGCCGGTCGAGGCGTGGTCGGAATGGGCCGACGACGTGATCGGCCTGCCGATTCCGACGGGGCATTACCCGGCCGAACACCGGCCCGATCTCGTCTACGCGGCCTTCTACCGCTTCTTCCGCGGTGAGCCCGTGACATGA
- a CDS encoding choline/ethanolamine kinase family protein, which translates to MSEQQAREALAALPFFTGRDVSGAALSRLGGLTNLVYRVELGGEVYCLRLPGAGTQAYIDRKVEAINARAAAAAGVSPHVLYTDADGLMLSTFIEGATTLSPEGFRILPGAVTRAGRTLRRLHDSGETFAFRFELFAMIDDYLGVLAKLGAQLPEGYHDVVAEAGAVREALAAHPLPLAPCHCDPLCENFIDTGTRMWIVDWEYSGMNDPMWDLGDVSVEGGFDAAQDEALLTAYFGGPASAADRGRMVLYKAMCDLLWTLWGLIQHANGNPVDDFWAYAVNRFERCKRLMAEPDFARHLAAVRQG; encoded by the coding sequence GTGAGCGAGCAACAGGCCCGGGAGGCGCTCGCCGCCCTCCCCTTCTTCACCGGGCGCGATGTCTCCGGCGCCGCGCTGAGCCGGCTCGGCGGGCTCACCAACCTCGTCTACCGGGTCGAACTCGGCGGCGAGGTCTACTGCCTGCGCCTACCCGGCGCCGGCACGCAGGCCTATATCGACCGCAAGGTGGAGGCGATCAACGCCCGCGCGGCGGCGGCGGCCGGCGTCTCCCCCCACGTGCTCTACACCGATGCGGACGGGCTGATGCTGTCGACCTTCATCGAGGGCGCCACCACGCTGAGCCCGGAAGGCTTCCGCATCCTTCCCGGCGCGGTGACGCGGGCCGGCCGGACGCTGCGGCGCCTGCATGACAGCGGCGAGACCTTCGCCTTCCGCTTCGAGCTGTTCGCGATGATCGACGACTATCTCGGCGTGCTGGCGAAGCTCGGCGCGCAGCTTCCCGAGGGCTATCACGACGTGGTGGCCGAGGCCGGCGCGGTACGCGAGGCGCTCGCCGCACATCCGCTGCCGCTCGCCCCCTGCCATTGCGACCCACTGTGCGAGAACTTCATCGACACGGGAACGCGCATGTGGATCGTCGACTGGGAATATTCCGGCATGAACGACCCGATGTGGGACCTTGGCGACGTCTCGGTCGAAGGCGGCTTCGACGCGGCACAGGACGAGGCGCTGCTCACCGCCTATTTCGGCGGACCGGCGAGTGCGGCGGATCGGGGCCGCATGGTGCTCTACAAGGCGATGTGCGACCTGCTGTGGACGCTGTGGGGCCTCATCCAGCACGCCAACGGCAACCCGGTGGACGACTTCTGGGCCTATGCGGTCAACCGCTTCGAGCGCTGCAAGCGGCTGATGGCCGAGCCGGACTTCGCCCGGCACCTCGCCGCCGTCCGGCAGGGGTGA
- a CDS encoding FAD-binding oxidoreductase, with amino-acid sequence MSTSAQIVIIGGGAVGTGVALQLAEAGFRDILLLERESSLCAVTSPQAAGLVGQVRASLERTKLAMWSVATFARLERESEMKPSWRQTGSLRLAQTEERVAEFRHMMAVASEAGLEVELLDAPAARRLWPHLDFEAAKAILFCPTDGYLQPADLVASYQHEARKLGVRFKTSAGVAGIRLEGGRVAGVVTQEGEEIACAMAINAAGAHGYHVGRLVGLDLPVIPVRHHYMITTPTDWIRPDMPVLRMPDGTLYARADANALLIGGWEPEAMSLDPRGYGLGERLPAIAEDWPVLANFMEEFRPFGGALCDQPIRHVFTGWPTFTPDGRFIIGESAQVPGFVCATGCNAHGVSGSAGIGRHVVEALTEKDPSPYVKSLSPDRFAGGFDWDEARRQAQHILETYYHIGH; translated from the coding sequence GTGAGCACCTCGGCGCAAATCGTCATCATCGGCGGCGGCGCGGTCGGCACCGGCGTCGCCCTCCAGCTCGCGGAGGCGGGCTTCAGGGACATTCTTCTGCTGGAGCGGGAATCCTCGCTCTGCGCCGTCACCAGCCCGCAGGCCGCCGGCCTCGTCGGGCAGGTGCGCGCCTCGCTGGAGCGCACCAAGCTCGCCATGTGGTCGGTCGCCACCTTCGCGCGGCTGGAGCGCGAGTCGGAGATGAAGCCGAGCTGGCGGCAGACCGGCAGCCTGCGCCTCGCCCAGACCGAGGAACGCGTCGCCGAGTTCCGCCACATGATGGCGGTCGCCAGCGAGGCGGGGCTGGAGGTCGAGCTGCTCGACGCGCCCGCCGCGCGCCGGCTCTGGCCCCATCTCGATTTCGAGGCGGCGAAGGCCATCCTGTTCTGCCCCACCGACGGCTATCTGCAGCCGGCCGATCTCGTCGCCTCCTACCAGCACGAGGCCCGCAAGCTCGGCGTGCGCTTCAAGACCAGCGCCGGCGTTGCCGGCATCCGGCTGGAAGGCGGCCGCGTCGCCGGTGTCGTCACGCAGGAGGGCGAGGAGATCGCCTGCGCCATGGCGATCAACGCCGCCGGCGCCCATGGCTACCATGTCGGGCGCCTCGTCGGCCTCGACCTGCCGGTCATCCCGGTGCGCCACCATTACATGATCACCACGCCGACCGACTGGATCCGCCCGGACATGCCGGTGCTGCGCATGCCCGACGGCACGCTCTATGCGCGCGCCGACGCCAACGCGCTGCTGATCGGCGGCTGGGAGCCGGAGGCGATGTCGCTCGACCCGCGCGGCTACGGCCTCGGCGAGCGCCTGCCCGCCATCGCCGAGGACTGGCCGGTGCTGGCGAACTTCATGGAGGAGTTCCGCCCCTTCGGCGGCGCGCTGTGCGACCAGCCGATCCGCCACGTCTTCACCGGCTGGCCGACCTTCACGCCGGACGGGCGCTTCATCATCGGCGAGAGCGCCCAGGTTCCCGGCTTCGTCTGCGCCACCGGCTGCAACGCCCATGGCGTCTCCGGCTCGGCCGGCATCGGCCGCCACGTGGTCGAGGCGCTGACCGAAAAAGACCCTTCGCCCTATGTGAAGAGCCTGTCGCCGGACCGCTTCGCGGGCGGGTTCGACTGGGACGAGGCGCGGCGCCAAGCGCAGCACATCCTCGAAACCTACTACCATATCGGCCACTGA
- a CDS encoding FAD-dependent oxidoreductase, whose product MSAPDLPSSARVVVIGGGIVGCSTAYHLGKMGWTDVILLERNKLTSGSTWHAAGLVGQLRTSANITQLLGESVAVYKRLEEETGLATGWKMNGGLRLACNADRWTEVKRQATTAKSFGLDMQLLTPKEAQELWPLMTVDDVVGAAFLPTDGQANPSDITQALAKGARMAGVTIAEEIGVEAIEVELGKVKAVVTTQGRIACEKVVICAGMWSRALGRLAGVNIPLVAVQHQYMVTEPIEGVPRNLPTLRDPDRLTYYKEEVGGLVAGGYEPNPIPWAQKGIPDGFHFSLLQENWEHFEPLMNLMLGRVPALETAGVRQLINGPESFTPDGNFILGEAPEVKGVFVGAGFNAFGIASGGGAGMALAEWVAKGEPPYDLWPVDIRRFGANHRDEGWVRTRTLEAYAKHYTMAWPAEEHSSGRPLRRSPLYDRLKAAGAVFGEKLGWERANWFAGEGEAPRDRYSFERPNWFAAVGREHEACRERAVLFDQTSFAKFEMVGPDAEAALSWICANDVARPPGTLIYTQLLNHKGGIECDLTVARLAPDRYYIVTGTGFATHDFDWIARNIPEGLDAKLIDVTSSGATLSLFGPRARDILATLTDDDISNEGFPFGRVKRIGIAGAPVTALRVTYVGELGWELHLPAEFAATVFDALVEAGRPHGLALAGYRAIETLRLEKGYRAWGAEIGPDHSPLVAGLGWAVKLKSNQNFLGREALEAQRAKPLPRLLAGFTVDDPDVVLLGRETIYRNGRRAGWLSSGGFGYTLGKPVGYGYVRDTEGVDADYVLSGAYELEVAGVRVPASVSLAPFYDPKMSKVKA is encoded by the coding sequence ATGAGTGCCCCTGATCTCCCCTCCTCCGCCCGCGTCGTCGTCATCGGCGGCGGCATCGTCGGCTGCTCCACCGCCTATCACCTCGGCAAGATGGGCTGGACCGACGTCATCCTGCTGGAGCGCAACAAGCTCACCTCCGGCTCGACCTGGCACGCCGCCGGGCTCGTCGGCCAGTTGCGCACCAGCGCCAACATCACCCAGCTGCTCGGCGAATCCGTCGCCGTCTACAAGCGGCTGGAGGAGGAGACGGGCCTCGCCACCGGCTGGAAGATGAATGGCGGCCTGCGCCTCGCCTGCAACGCCGACCGCTGGACCGAGGTAAAGCGGCAGGCCACCACCGCCAAGAGCTTCGGCCTCGACATGCAGCTTCTCACCCCGAAGGAGGCGCAGGAGCTGTGGCCGCTGATGACCGTCGACGACGTGGTCGGCGCCGCGTTTCTCCCCACGGACGGGCAGGCCAACCCCTCCGACATCACGCAGGCGCTCGCTAAGGGCGCGCGCATGGCGGGCGTGACCATTGCCGAGGAGATCGGCGTCGAGGCCATCGAGGTCGAGCTCGGCAAGGTGAAAGCGGTCGTCACCACGCAGGGGCGCATCGCCTGCGAGAAGGTGGTGATCTGCGCCGGCATGTGGTCGCGCGCGCTCGGCCGGCTGGCCGGCGTCAACATCCCGCTCGTCGCCGTGCAGCACCAGTACATGGTGACGGAGCCGATCGAGGGCGTGCCGCGCAACCTGCCGACCCTGCGCGACCCGGACCGCCTGACCTATTACAAGGAGGAGGTCGGCGGGCTGGTGGCCGGCGGCTATGAGCCGAACCCGATCCCCTGGGCGCAGAAGGGCATACCGGACGGCTTCCACTTCTCGCTGCTGCAGGAGAACTGGGAGCATTTCGAGCCGCTGATGAACCTGATGCTCGGCCGCGTGCCGGCGCTGGAGACGGCGGGCGTGCGCCAGCTCATCAACGGGCCGGAGAGCTTCACGCCGGACGGCAATTTCATCCTCGGCGAGGCGCCGGAGGTGAAGGGCGTCTTCGTCGGCGCCGGCTTCAACGCCTTCGGCATCGCCTCGGGCGGCGGCGCCGGCATGGCGCTGGCCGAATGGGTGGCCAAGGGCGAGCCGCCCTATGACCTCTGGCCGGTCGACATCCGCCGCTTCGGCGCCAATCACCGCGACGAGGGCTGGGTGCGCACCCGCACGCTGGAAGCCTATGCCAAGCACTACACCATGGCCTGGCCCGCCGAGGAGCATTCCAGCGGCCGGCCCCTGCGCCGCTCGCCGCTCTATGACCGGCTGAAGGCGGCCGGCGCGGTGTTCGGCGAGAAGCTCGGCTGGGAGCGCGCCAACTGGTTCGCCGGCGAAGGCGAGGCGCCGCGCGACCGCTATTCCTTCGAGCGGCCGAACTGGTTCGCCGCCGTCGGGCGCGAGCATGAAGCCTGCCGCGAGCGGGCGGTGCTGTTCGATCAGACCTCCTTCGCCAAGTTCGAGATGGTCGGGCCGGACGCCGAGGCCGCGCTGTCCTGGATCTGCGCCAACGATGTCGCCAGGCCGCCGGGAACGCTGATCTACACCCAGCTCCTCAACCACAAGGGCGGCATCGAGTGCGACCTCACCGTCGCCCGCCTCGCGCCCGACCGCTACTACATCGTCACCGGCACCGGCTTCGCGACCCATGATTTCGACTGGATCGCCCGCAACATCCCCGAAGGGCTCGACGCGAAGCTGATCGACGTCACCTCGTCGGGCGCCACCCTGTCGCTGTTCGGCCCTAGGGCGCGCGACATCCTCGCGACGCTCACCGACGACGACATCTCCAACGAGGGCTTCCCCTTCGGCCGGGTGAAGCGCATCGGCATCGCCGGGGCGCCGGTGACGGCGCTGCGCGTGACCTATGTCGGCGAGCTTGGCTGGGAGCTTCACCTGCCGGCCGAATTCGCCGCCACCGTGTTCGACGCGCTCGTCGAGGCCGGCCGTCCGCACGGCCTCGCGCTCGCCGGCTACCGCGCCATCGAGACGCTGCGGCTGGAGAAGGGCTATCGCGCCTGGGGCGCCGAGATCGGGCCGGACCATTCCCCGCTCGTCGCCGGCCTCGGCTGGGCGGTGAAGCTGAAGTCCAACCAGAACTTCCTCGGCCGCGAGGCGCTGGAAGCGCAGCGGGCCAAGCCCCTGCCGCGCCTGCTCGCCGGCTTCACGGTGGACGATCCCGACGTCGTGCTGCTCGGCCGCGAGACCATCTACCGCAACGGGCGGCGGGCCGGCTGGCTGTCCTCCGGCGGCTTCGGCTACACGCTCGGCAAGCCGGTCGGTTACGGCTATGTGCGCGATACCGAGGGCGTCGACGCCGACTATGTGCTCTCCGGCGCCTATGAGCTGGAGGTGGCGGGCGTCCGCGTGCCGGCCAGCGTCTCCCTCGCCCCCTTCTACGACCCCAAGATGAGCAAGGTGAAAGCGTGA
- a CDS encoding phosphotransferase, whose amino-acid sequence MSGAANTLDKVRGLALWRGKVDPRPLTGGITNTNFLVEDAGRRYVVRVGEDIPEHGISRAAELAASRAAHAAGVSPAVLHAEPGILVLDHIEGRTFAAEDVRADLDRVVALVKQAHEGVQLHLRGGAPAFWVFHVVRDYAHRLDAAGFRLKGELPRLLTLAERLRRAVGPVDLVFGHNDLLPGNLLDDGKRLWLIDWDYCGFNSPLFDLGGLASNNGFSPAETERALTLYFGTPPDAALTHSFQAMLAASLLREAMWSMVSEVHSSIDFDYRAYTEDNLARFEAALETLDQL is encoded by the coding sequence ATGAGCGGTGCGGCGAACACGCTCGACAAGGTGCGCGGCCTCGCCCTCTGGCGCGGCAAGGTCGATCCGCGCCCGCTGACCGGGGGCATCACCAACACCAACTTCCTCGTGGAAGATGCCGGCCGGCGCTATGTGGTGCGGGTCGGCGAGGACATTCCCGAGCACGGCATCTCGCGCGCCGCCGAGCTTGCCGCCAGCCGCGCCGCCCATGCCGCCGGCGTCTCGCCCGCCGTGCTGCACGCCGAGCCCGGCATCCTCGTGCTCGACCATATCGAGGGCCGCACCTTCGCGGCCGAGGATGTGCGCGCCGATCTCGACCGCGTGGTGGCGCTGGTGAAGCAGGCGCATGAGGGCGTGCAGCTCCATCTGCGCGGCGGCGCGCCGGCTTTCTGGGTGTTCCATGTGGTGCGCGACTACGCGCACCGGCTCGATGCCGCCGGCTTCCGCCTCAAGGGCGAGCTGCCGCGCCTGCTCACCCTGGCCGAACGGCTGCGGCGCGCGGTCGGGCCGGTCGATCTGGTCTTCGGCCATAACGACCTGCTGCCGGGCAACCTCCTCGACGACGGCAAGCGCCTCTGGCTGATCGACTGGGACTATTGCGGCTTCAACTCGCCGCTGTTCGACCTTGGCGGCCTCGCCTCCAACAACGGCTTCAGCCCGGCCGAGACCGAGCGGGCGCTAACGCTCTATTTCGGCACGCCGCCGGATGCCGCGCTCACCCATTCCTTCCAGGCCATGCTCGCCGCCTCGCTGCTGCGCGAGGCCATGTGGAGCATGGTCTCGGAGGTCCATTCCTCCATCGATTTCGACTACCGCGCCTATACCGAGGACAACCTCGCCCGCTTCGAGGCCGCCCTCGAAACGCTGGACCAGCTTTGA
- a CDS encoding proline/glycine betaine ABC transporter permease, whose protein sequence is MSAPAFEAAPPLARLRLSALLWPAVAAVTALLVLLPASALPGWVWKLPAGWKLPLAAQVSAFVKWLVDDAALGPVAFIDLTRGIAWLLDWPLALARVVLVAGVTTGQGSQTVQWFPPLPWFAVMFLAMAIAARVGGWRLAVLMGAGLGYLLVFGQWASAMVTLASVIVAAPLAVAGGLMVGIACHRSPRVEKAITPLLDLAQTVPIFAYLVPILVLFGFGPVSAMIATILYALPPMVRIAAAAFRAVPEEVVALARMSGCTRRQFTWKVLVPTAKPALMLGVNQVILLTLNMVIIASMIGAGGLGYDVLAALRRLAIGAGIEAGLAITVLAILLDRLAQAMARQSERGRHHGARDPRRYWVPVLAIGAALWLAAWLSPPLAQFPSSLQLSTASWWDEWVRWINITFFDTLDAFKNAVLLNLLVPVKRFMLALPWPWVAFVAMLAGWRAGGPRLALGALAGVLFIVFVGLWDYAALTLYLCGVSVLVAVALGVPIGIASAASPRLWRVVEVVIDTLQTLPSFVYLIPIVMLFRVGDFTAMIAIVLYAIAPAIRYTAHGLRGVPAPLVEAGIANGCTRTQLLTRIKLPLALPDMLLGVNQTIMLALSMLVITALVGTRDLGQEVYSALAKADVGRGVVAGLCVAFIAMVADRLISAAALRLKRRLGLS, encoded by the coding sequence ATGAGCGCGCCCGCCTTTGAGGCCGCCCCGCCTCTGGCGCGGCTGCGCCTGTCGGCGCTGCTGTGGCCGGCGGTGGCGGCGGTCACGGCGCTTCTCGTCCTGCTGCCGGCCTCGGCACTGCCGGGCTGGGTGTGGAAGCTGCCGGCGGGGTGGAAGCTGCCGCTTGCCGCGCAGGTCTCCGCCTTCGTGAAATGGCTGGTGGACGACGCCGCGCTCGGCCCGGTCGCCTTCATCGATCTCACCCGGGGCATCGCCTGGCTGCTCGATTGGCCGCTGGCGCTCGCCCGCGTGGTGCTGGTCGCCGGCGTCACCACCGGGCAGGGCTCGCAGACGGTGCAGTGGTTCCCGCCGCTGCCGTGGTTCGCGGTGATGTTCCTCGCCATGGCCATCGCCGCGCGGGTGGGCGGCTGGCGGCTCGCCGTGCTGATGGGCGCGGGCCTCGGCTATCTCCTCGTCTTCGGCCAGTGGGCGAGCGCGATGGTCACTCTGGCCTCAGTGATCGTGGCGGCGCCGCTGGCGGTCGCCGGCGGGCTCATGGTCGGCATCGCCTGCCACCGCTCGCCGCGCGTGGAGAAGGCGATCACCCCGCTGCTCGACCTTGCCCAGACAGTGCCAATCTTCGCCTATCTGGTGCCGATCCTGGTGCTGTTCGGCTTCGGCCCGGTCTCGGCGATGATCGCCACCATCCTCTATGCGCTGCCTCCCATGGTGCGCATCGCCGCCGCCGCCTTCCGCGCCGTACCGGAGGAGGTGGTGGCGCTCGCCCGCATGAGCGGCTGCACGCGGCGCCAGTTCACCTGGAAGGTGCTGGTGCCGACGGCGAAGCCCGCTTTGATGCTCGGCGTCAATCAGGTGATCCTGCTCACCCTCAACATGGTCATCATCGCCTCGATGATCGGCGCCGGCGGGCTCGGCTACGACGTGCTGGCGGCGCTGCGCCGGCTCGCCATCGGCGCCGGCATCGAGGCCGGGCTCGCCATCACCGTGCTCGCCATCCTGCTCGACCGGCTGGCGCAGGCGATGGCGCGCCAGAGCGAACGCGGCCGCCACCATGGCGCGCGCGACCCGCGCCGCTACTGGGTCCCGGTGCTCGCCATCGGCGCCGCGCTCTGGCTCGCCGCATGGCTGTCGCCGCCGCTGGCGCAATTCCCGTCTTCGCTCCAGCTCTCCACCGCCTCCTGGTGGGACGAGTGGGTGCGCTGGATCAACATCACCTTCTTCGACACGCTCGACGCCTTCAAGAACGCGGTGCTGCTGAACCTCCTCGTGCCGGTGAAGCGGTTCATGCTGGCGCTGCCCTGGCCATGGGTAGCCTTCGTCGCCATGCTGGCCGGCTGGCGCGCTGGCGGGCCGCGCCTCGCTCTCGGGGCGCTGGCGGGCGTGCTGTTCATCGTCTTTGTCGGCCTGTGGGACTACGCGGCGCTGACGCTCTATCTGTGCGGCGTGTCGGTGCTCGTCGCGGTGGCGCTCGGCGTGCCGATCGGCATTGCCTCGGCGGCGAGCCCGCGCCTGTGGCGGGTGGTCGAGGTGGTCATCGACACCCTCCAGACGCTGCCCTCCTTCGTCTACCTCATCCCCATCGTCATGCTGTTCCGGGTCGGCGACTTCACCGCGATGATCGCCATCGTGCTCTACGCCATCGCCCCGGCGATCCGCTACACCGCGCACGGGCTGCGCGGCGTGCCGGCGCCTCTGGTCGAGGCCGGCATCGCCAATGGCTGCACGCGCACGCAACTGCTCACCCGCATCAAGCTGCCGCTGGCCCTGCCCGACATGCTGCTGGGCGTGAACCAGACCATCATGCTGGCGCTGTCCATGCTGGTCATCACCGCGCTGGTCGGCACGCGCGACCTTGGCCAGGAGGTCTATTCGGCGCTGGCCAAGGCCGATGTCGGGCGCGGCGTGGTGGCGGGGCTCTGCGTCGCCTTCATCGCCATGGTGGCGGACCGGCTGATCTCCGCCGCCGCGCTGCGCCTCAAGCGGAGGCTGGGCCTGTCATGA